The sequence below is a genomic window from Poecile atricapillus isolate bPoeAtr1 chromosome 15, bPoeAtr1.hap1, whole genome shotgun sequence.
ATCTGAACCTTCTGGCCTAAGGAATGACCATTGCTTTAGTCTGTGCTGCCAGTTAGAAATTTTCAGATTGCACCTCAAACATTTGCCAAGACTAGTAAACAGTAATCCTCTTGCAAGCAAATTCTGCAAAAGGagtaatgtaaatattttaatttccagggaagaatttttgtATATTTCCATATGATAACGGAGGAAATGAAGTAACAGCATTTTCATGACCTCTACTTCAGCTATTTGCACAGTAATTGTGATGGAACCCCGCCTAAGAAAGGATGCTCTTTTAAAGTCCAGCCAAAACCACCTGTATGAActgttgtaaaaataaaaggagattttttttaaccttttctttGTGATGTTGTAAATGTCATTATATAAATCAAATTAACTTGGCTAAACAGCATTTTCCAGAACTGGTTTTACTAGGATTGTTTGGACATAAATTGCTGCACAATTGTTCTTATCCGTGATTTAAACCAGCATTAATTTTGGTAGAACTTTTTATACTTTAAAACTTGCTAGCAtcatctatttaaaaaaattaataaaaccccTCTCAGCTCACACACAGTTCTATTTCCGTCCGTGCCAAAGCCTATGAACGAAGCATCATATTCctctttaaatataaaaatactttatgCATTTAAATATCTACTATTTAAAATATGCCACTTTTGGTCTTAAGTAACAGCACAAGAACCTGTTGGACAGTTGTGTGGCAGACATTAAAAGTAGtactgaatttaaaaatgtcAACACCATTGCACTACTCTTTGGAGCTAATTATGTTAAATATATATGCAAAATTCATAATACGCACAGTTTAGAAACTATGCACTCATCCAAATAAACAatacaatatttacattttaagtgaaaaaaatgggCATTATAATATGGTAACTTTAGTTTCTTTTTACACTGGAAGAATGAGTTTGCATCTAGCCATTAAAATAACAGGCAGATGGATGTTCTACATCTCTTCCAGTCTGTACTGCATCATCTTTAAAAAAGAAGGTAAAAGCAAACAATTAAATAAGACCCCAAAGCAGATTGACAAGCAAATTTTGTATAACTAAAGGGTTACAATACTTAGTCATGACATTTTCTTGTAGCTTCTGGTCCCAAAGCCCCTTGAACAGGGCACTGATTTCCATTGCTGGCAGTTAacttccatttccatttccactAAAGAATGTTTCCTttaaatttctatttatatatatttacaagTTACACTTTCAAATTCCTATTCAGCatgtaaataataaaacatgGGTTGGACTATTGTCACACAATTCAGGGTGGGCAGGTCAGGCTATTTGGTCTCCATAGCTGTGCGGTTTTCCTGTGCTGGACACATTACACATGAGTCTGGTCTTCCAATTTTTAGTCTCCTGCCGGTTTTACCACAGAACACAGTctcaaattcctaaaaaaatcaaaatacagaaGATAAATGTTATATTTAATGTAGATATTTACTTGAGATGGACGCTTCTGTTTCTCTAGAGCCTTCAACAGGAAGGAAGAGGGGCCATACCCGTACCTAGACCAGCAGGTTTTCCAGTACACACCTTCCTAAAATTTTTGGCAGAGCCAGAATTACTCTGGAACTGCAACTACTGCTGAGGAGAATGGGAGCTGCTTTTAAAGCATGTAACCCTTTAACTCTGCTCACCCACTCAATACAGTGTGGGCACGTAGCTGtgatccccctccccaaactaACTCTGTGAAAGGTAGAAAATAGAGACAGTGAAGGAGAGGAGGAATGATTGAAGACAACCTTGATTTTATATTGTTGTCTAAATAGGATCATGCTCAGGAATTgtgtaactaaaaaaaaaaaaataaattttaaaatctgatttgaAAACACTGACTGCCTGTTATTTCTCACTAGTGAActcaaacagctgaaaaaaataaaaaataaaaatttaaaggaaGGTTCAAGGATATGGTGGGTCCTTCACAAACATCATCAAGCAGAAGCTTTGCATCTCAGTTCTACATTATAACAGCTTTAGaacatttcccattttcatCAAGACCAAAAATGAAATGAGATTTCAAACCTGCTTCAGGGAGTCCCCGTGCCTTTCCTGAATGTACTTGAGGAATGCAGTTGTCCACTGCAAAGTTGTTGCCTTGTCAGTGTCAATCGTGCAGAAGGGAACGAGGAGATTGAGCTCATCACAACAAACCCGGATCCTGCGCCTGCAGACAAACACCCAAGGTTATCAACCACGggccagagggaagggaaaaatacagaaaataggAAAACTACTCACATGTGCTACCAGCCATGGACTTTGGGGACTGCTTTGTGTTTGCTACAAGCTTTGTGTATTTGTTTTGTCACACACAAGCCACCTCATTTTTACAGAATGGGTGAAATGTTTGGAAatctctttttgtttgtttacagaGTAAAATCACAAAGACAACCACAATgaaacagaggttttcttttcccctaACAAACAGCAAACCCTGACCTCCTGCACTGCTTTTTCTTGGAGTTAACACAAAATATGTCAAGTTAACACTTACTCTGGATAATCAGAGTATTGCAGTACCAGTATTTTAGGCTTCAAGGGGTGTTTCATGGCCCCTGCTCCCAGAATTACCTCCTGTCTCTCTCCAGGCGGTTGTgcctttcccttctctgggcGCTTCCATCTTGGGAACCACTTTGTACCTGCAcactggagctgggctgtgctgacTGCCAGgggccctgggcagctgcagtgcTCTGGTTGTTGTCCCGGGCGTTCCGAATCTCACCGAGAGGTTTGCGGTCCATGTTTGGATCCAACAGATTTATTCGACTGCAACTTCTGTTTATGGCTTGCTTGCATAAGGTGTCTTGttggaaaaataaagatgaaaataatGACCCATTTATTACTCTCCCACTAAACTGAAAATAGTGATCATGGAAAGTTTTTTTATGTGGAACAATCATTGAAGCTTTACTGCCAGTCTATATTGATTCTTACAGCAAGACATGTCCTGCAGAAAACCTAAGGCACTTGCTATTCCAAAATCCACACAGCTTCAATTTTCTCAGAGATCCCACTGAGATTGTGCCTGCCCTTGGTGAGCACTTGAGGCAGCCCTTAAAACATTCTTCAGTTTGATACTGACTGCTGGGTCTGCTGGATCAGCTTTGGGGTCAAAGAACGTACTCCTCTGCCATGGGGtttggtggtgtttggtcaaaggctggacttgatgatcttggaagTCTTTCCCAACgttaatgattctatgattctaaagAAACCAGCTGCTGACCAAGGCCCAGATTTTCAAAGCTACTTTGTAACCTCAAGTCTCCTCATTTCAAGCCAGAAGTGCTAAACAATTTTGAAAGTATAGCTAAACTCATAGGTGTTGAACTTTCTTGGAGAAATCTAGTCCCATGTTGCCTATTGAGCATCTCTGCTATAAAAAACTTCACATTCATTAAAATCATATTAATACCAGAAAagacaaaacttcagaaaaaaaaaaaaattagatatgAAGACCAAGAGAAAAGCAAGTAAAAGAAGATAAATGGTTTACCTCCAACTTTAATCCAAACTTCCTCAGGCAAAGCTTTATTTATAGCACCTACTGTCTGTTTTGTGGATTCAACTTCCTGATAGAGAAAAGGGAATGTCTTGGGTATCCCAAGATCTTGATGTTTGGCAGCTTCCAAAATAGTGCAAGATGTTCCACAGGtctgtgaaaacaaaaaggaaatacttACAGGGctatatacattaaaaaaaaaaaaaaaaaaaaaaaaaaaaagagattattttgaTATCTTTCTGTTAGCTTCCTAAATTACTTCTTCAGGAAGAATAAATCCCAAATACACACAACCATGGGGTTTTGACAGAGTGATGAATTTTGGAGATACCTCTGACATTTCTCGGTGCCATGTTATCACTTTCACTTCAGAGGTTACTGCAAAGTTGTGGAGGGGGAAATATCTTTATCATCAAAATGAATTAGAAAGAAAGGAACTATAGAAAATGCTCTCCTTGTCTTGCACAGATGAAAGTGATGATAAACTGATAAAccctaaaaaaaagaaatctgatgGCCTACTGCTTATTACTGAGACACATGTTATTACAAATGCCACAAAAATTACTTGATTGTCTTAaagattaataaataaattgcaTTACAGATCATTCTGATCATCCCCACTCAAACCTAGCCACACTATACCACAAACCCTCAGAATTCTACTATACCCAGGGAGCTAATACTGTCAGCATTAGGACTTGGCAGAGGAGAGTTACCTGTGCTTGGGAAGGATTAgcacttccagcagcagaacatgCATTCATTGTAAAGAACGGGTATGTGAATGGTAAGGAATGTGTGGCAGGTGCAGCCTTATTTTTCCCTAGTGCAGCACACCTGTTCCCTTGCTGGTGAAGAGGAACACCCACCACTTCTGAGGGCTGGCGGATCAAAGTCACTAAActtcaaacaaaaacaaacacagaaaacataCCAGGCTGACTGCTTGGAAATGAGTGCAGAAATGAAGTACAGCTACAAATATTCTAGAAACTATCACCAAGATACCACTTTCATTTACTGTAAACAGAAATCACTGTTATTGCCATATTGCCCACTTCAGGGgccaaatgaaagaaaagtaaaatcagtCAAGGAGGTATTTTATTCTGTGCAGTAACAAGGTGCTTCACGCCTCAATAAAACATTTTGTCAGCACATTAAGATAGGTACAGGGTTAGGTtgtaaaacaatatttttgCTCAAAGTTTTCCCCATAGTCAGGCCTCCACATTATAACccaaatatattattattattattattactgttattattatcatcatcatcatcaaaaaTCTACTTTGCTTTTAGCAAGCTGCATGTTAAAACTAGGTAATGTTCTCTCGCCTTTATTTACAGTACACGTTATCAAGAATAAAGTTGTAAAGCAATAAATTTTGGAACTCCATGCTGTACCATTTATGCAATAAACAGAGGGGCCTAAGCTGAGCTCAGTGGAGTCGAAGCCACATTTGATGGCACAGTTTAACAAAGCCCAACCCATCCTTCTCATATATTAAAACAAGCACTATTCTTAGGTTTCATTAAGCAAATCACTTTTGAACTACATGATACATAGTTTAACAACATAAACTAAAAGTAATTGCAACACACTTGTTAAGAGTTACTCCAGATTCTTGGGGTTCTTGACATCTGGGGTTTTCTGTCGGGCTGCTGTTGAATCTGTCTTCCAACCGAGCTCTGACTGCAGGTTTAGATCTAACCTCTGGTGCCAGTGCCGAATTTTCAACAAATACGTTTTCCTTATTCTCCCCCAAGAAATTTTCACCCTGTTTAGCTTTTGCTGCACTGCATCCCGAGACTTCTACAGAGCTACTACTGTTGGGCGCTTTCTCTCTTTGGTTCACAGGGAGGTTGGACTCGCTAAGTAACATCATCCTGAGCTCCTGCAAGTCAGCATAGCCCAGGTGTGGGTTAGAACTCGGCCAGTAGCTGTCACAAGGCAACCCTGACTGACAGGTAACTGGGCAGACCGACTggttcccagagctgctggatgaGCCCCCGTCCTGACTGGTGCTGGGGGagggctgctgcagaggggGATCTGCAGAGGGGCCAGGCGAGGAGAAAGCGCTGAGCCTGGCTTCCACTTCACCTTCACTACTCTGCGCCTCCGTGTGTGAGCAAAGtatgtgctgcagctgggtgtACTCAATGTCCATCATCTCCACCAGACTGGCCTCGGGGGTGGCAAAGCCAAGGTTTTGCTCACCAAAGGAACTGTCACTTGAGCCTCCAGGTCCGACAGCAACGGGAGCTGGGTCAGGAACACTAGCTGGGCTCTGAGGAACGGTCTGAGGCTCCTCGGGGGCTGATCCCGACATGGCTACAGCAAACCTAATCAGTTACCAATGTCCCTTTCAACAAAAAACCATAAAACCTTCAATTGTCGGTActatccattaaaaaaacccaaaggcagaaaaaattgCACTTAACCCTGATTGGCGAGGTAACAGAGCGGGGACCAAGCTGCCGCTGGCGGGGTACCTGACACCCTGACCATGTCTCCCCCCCCGGGGTGAgaccctccctccccctccagcacagctgctcacGACAAACGGCCTTCACCTGTCCCCGCCCCGGCCTCGGCGGGGAGGCTGCGGGCACTCTGCGGCCTGGCACCCCCTGAGACAGCGCCCGGACGGCGGCGGGGCAGCCCGGGCGGGCGGGAGCGAGGCCCCCGCggccggggggagccggggggagccggggcgggcagggccgggcggggcgggggcgggagGGGACGCGC
It includes:
- the TCFL5 gene encoding transcription factor-like 5 protein, whose translation is MSGSAPEEPQTVPQSPASVPDPAPVAVGPGGSSDSSFGEQNLGFATPEASLVEMMDIEYTQLQHILCSHTEAQSSEGEVEARLSAFSSPGPSADPPLQQPSPSTSQDGGSSSSSGNQSVCPVTCQSGLPCDSYWPSSNPHLGYADLQELRMMLLSESNLPVNQREKAPNSSSSVEVSGCSAAKAKQGENFLGENKENVFVENSALAPEVRSKPAVRARLEDRFNSSPTENPRCQEPQESGVTLNNLVTLIRQPSEVVGVPLHQQGNRCAALGKNKAAPATHSLPFTYPFFTMNACSAAGSANPSQAQTCGTSCTILEAAKHQDLGIPKTFPFLYQEVESTKQTVGAINKALPEEVWIKVGDTLCKQAINRSCSRINLLDPNMDRKPLGEIRNARDNNQSTAAAQGPWQSAQPSSSVQVQSGSQDGSAQRRERHNRLERDRRRRIRVCCDELNLLVPFCTIDTDKATTLQWTTAFLKYIQERHGDSLKQEFETVFCGKTGRRLKIGRPDSCVMCPAQENRTAMETK